One Ignavibacteriota bacterium genomic window carries:
- a CDS encoding insulinase family protein, with protein MKIFLLCFTSLLFVSAMSFAQLNIKFEQYQLGNGMNVILHEDHSAPVVATVVMYHVGSKNEKVKRTGFAHLFEHMMFQGSEHIGDDAHFKLLSEVGASINGFTTEDGTTYYEVVPSNHLELALYLESDRMGFLLPAMTQEKLDNQRDVVKNERRQRVDNVPYGTADEKIAKAMFPSDHPYSWPVIGYMEDLSAASMDDVKDFFRTYYAPNNACLVLSGDFNPAEAKQLVEKYFASFPRGKSFERPEAVPVSMKEQTIEIFEDKVQLPRLYVTWHSPKSETREDAVMNVFARILSSGKNSRLFKSLVYEQQIAQSAFAFQGGSEIAGQFQIQVTAKPGKTLTEMHSAVTNIINEILQGGVEEKEIEKAITGIESQIINSASTVLGKATALASYYSYTGDPDNINKQLDDYKGITSDEVVSVAMKYLDKPNMILSIVPVGKQELAVSRGE; from the coding sequence ATGAAAATTTTTCTTCTATGCTTTACAAGTTTACTGTTTGTTAGTGCAATGAGTTTTGCACAATTAAATATCAAGTTCGAGCAATACCAACTCGGAAACGGAATGAATGTTATTCTTCATGAAGACCATTCCGCTCCGGTGGTTGCCACTGTCGTCATGTATCATGTCGGTTCAAAGAATGAGAAAGTCAAAAGAACCGGTTTCGCTCATTTATTTGAACACATGATGTTTCAGGGTTCCGAACATATCGGCGACGATGCACATTTCAAATTACTTTCGGAAGTCGGAGCAAGCATTAACGGCTTCACCACAGAAGACGGAACAACCTATTACGAAGTCGTCCCGAGTAATCATCTCGAACTTGCATTGTATCTTGAATCGGACAGGATGGGCTTCCTCCTCCCTGCTATGACTCAGGAAAAACTTGACAACCAACGCGACGTAGTAAAAAATGAACGCCGTCAACGGGTTGATAATGTTCCCTATGGTACGGCAGACGAGAAGATTGCAAAAGCAATGTTTCCGTCCGACCATCCGTACAGTTGGCCCGTCATCGGTTACATGGAAGATTTATCAGCCGCTTCAATGGATGATGTAAAAGATTTCTTCCGCACCTATTACGCACCGAACAATGCGTGCCTTGTTCTCTCCGGTGATTTTAATCCTGCCGAAGCGAAGCAACTTGTGGAAAAATATTTCGCCTCGTTTCCAAGGGGAAAATCGTTCGAACGTCCCGAAGCAGTTCCTGTTTCGATGAAAGAACAAACAATCGAAATCTTTGAAGATAAAGTTCAGTTGCCTCGTCTTTATGTAACGTGGCATAGCCCGAAATCGGAAACACGCGAAGATGCAGTCATGAACGTCTTTGCCCGGATTCTCAGTAGCGGGAAGAATTCACGATTGTTCAAATCATTAGTATATGAACAACAAATCGCACAATCTGCTTTTGCATTTCAAGGCGGTTCAGAAATTGCAGGTCAGTTCCAGATTCAAGTAACAGCAAAACCCGGAAAGACATTAACGGAGATGCACTCGGCAGTTACAAATATCATCAATGAAATACTACAAGGCGGCGTGGAAGAAAAAGAAATCGAAAAGGCAATCACGGGAATTGAATCTCAAATTATCAACAGCGCATCAACCGTGCTGGGAAAAGCGACCGCCCTCGCTTCTTACTACTCATACACGGGCGACCCGGACAATATCAACAAACAATTGGATGACTATAAGGGAATCACGTCCGATGAAGTAGTTTCCGTCGCGATGAAATATTTAGATAAACCGAACATGATACTCAGTATCGTGCCTGTCGGAAAACAGGAACTTGCAGTATCGAGAGGAGAATAA
- a CDS encoding insulinase family protein has protein sequence MNNIFKYSLTILFTFIFVMTSFSADELDRTKRPTPKPAPVVSLPDIQKATLSNGLQVWLVEQHELPTFAFNLVIHAGSDHDPVSMPGLATMTADVLDEGTATRDALAIAEELETIGASLNVNAGTDGSFFTLSSLSKHFDMALNVFADVLLNPVFPEKEFDRLKKQRLTTLLQQKDQPVSIANNAFSFLLYGSSHPYGNNSLGTETSLNALTQSDLVKFYQSYYVPNNATLIAVGDLNMNDVVSKLEASLKSWKKNAVAPLNIPTPAAIEKSKIFIIDKPGAAQSEIRMGYPALARSTPDYFPVLAMNRMLGGQFSSRINMNLREKHGFTYGARSGFSFYKNVGPFIANAPVVTEKTDSSLQELFYEINLMRDKGMTDDELKFVKNGLIGGFALTFETPAQIAGGLQNIALYGLPDNYFATYLQNIENVSLDDVQRVSKKYLDTSTMYTLVVGDLAKIKDGIKALNVSEVIECTIDGTPKQ, from the coding sequence ATGAACAATATTTTTAAATACTCATTGACAATATTATTCACATTCATTTTTGTAATGACTTCATTCAGCGCTGACGAACTTGACAGAACAAAACGACCGACACCGAAACCCGCTCCCGTGGTTTCCTTGCCGGATATTCAAAAAGCAACATTAAGTAACGGATTGCAGGTCTGGTTAGTTGAGCAACACGAACTTCCGACATTTGCTTTTAATCTCGTCATCCATGCCGGTTCCGACCACGACCCGGTTTCAATGCCGGGACTGGCCACAATGACTGCCGATGTTCTTGATGAAGGAACCGCCACGCGTGACGCTCTCGCCATCGCTGAAGAACTTGAAACCATCGGCGCATCACTCAATGTCAATGCTGGCACTGACGGTTCGTTTTTCACGCTCAGTTCCTTATCCAAACATTTTGATATGGCATTGAATGTATTTGCCGATGTTCTGTTGAACCCGGTATTCCCGGAAAAAGAATTTGACCGATTGAAAAAGCAACGACTCACAACGTTACTTCAACAAAAAGACCAACCGGTCTCGATTGCCAACAATGCGTTTTCGTTCTTGCTCTATGGCTCTTCGCATCCGTATGGAAATAATTCATTAGGGACCGAAACATCACTCAATGCATTGACACAGAGCGATTTGGTCAAGTTTTATCAATCATATTATGTCCCGAACAATGCAACGCTCATCGCTGTTGGCGATTTGAACATGAACGATGTTGTTTCAAAACTTGAAGCAAGTTTGAAATCATGGAAAAAAAATGCGGTTGCGCCTCTTAACATTCCAACTCCGGCTGCAATAGAGAAATCCAAAATTTTTATCATTGATAAACCCGGGGCGGCACAATCGGAAATTCGTATGGGCTATCCTGCGTTAGCACGAAGCACACCCGATTATTTCCCTGTGCTTGCAATGAACAGAATGTTAGGCGGGCAGTTCAGCAGCCGCATCAATATGAATCTCCGCGAAAAACATGGCTTCACGTATGGCGCCCGTTCAGGATTTTCCTTCTATAAAAATGTCGGACCGTTTATCGCGAATGCGCCTGTTGTCACGGAAAAAACAGACAGTTCGTTGCAAGAACTATTCTATGAAATTAATCTCATGCGCGATAAAGGTATGACTGACGACGAATTGAAATTCGTCAAGAACGGATTGATTGGCGGTTTTGCCCTCACGTTTGAAACTCCGGCGCAAATTGCAGGCGGGTTACAAAATATTGCCTTGTACGGTTTGCCGGATAATTATTTTGCTACCTATCTCCAAAACATCGAAAATGTTTCACTGGATGATGTCCAGCGGGTGTCGAAAAAATATCTCGACACATCAACAATGTACACGCTGGTCGTCGGGGATTTGGCAAAAATAAAGGATGGAATTAAAGCATTAAATGTATCAGAAGTCATCGAATGTACGATTGATGGAACACCAAAACAATAA
- a CDS encoding HNH endonuclease: MLNNNYEPLTICNVRKAIILLYLGKAEMIAARDGKMVRSVSVAMPYPSIVRLGVFIHVPYKKIILSRKNILRRDGHRCQYCGRNEPTLTVDHIIPKARAGEDTWENLVAACVQCNNRKGDKTPEEAHMHLNRKPMRPHHLFFIRHFVGSIDEHWKPYLFMN; this comes from the coding sequence ATCCTCAATAACAACTATGAACCGTTGACCATTTGCAACGTCCGGAAAGCAATCATCCTCTTATACCTTGGAAAGGCAGAGATGATTGCCGCTCGTGACGGGAAAATGGTTCGCTCGGTCAGTGTTGCAATGCCCTATCCCAGCATTGTTCGGCTTGGTGTCTTCATTCATGTTCCGTATAAAAAAATTATCCTCTCACGGAAAAACATTCTTCGCCGCGACGGACACCGGTGTCAATATTGCGGTCGGAATGAACCGACGTTGACGGTTGACCATATCATCCCGAAAGCGCGTGCCGGAGAAGATACATGGGAAAATCTTGTAGCCGCATGTGTGCAATGTAATAACCGAAAAGGAGATAAAACACCTGAGGAAGCGCACATGCACCTCAACCGGAAACCGATGCGACCGCATCATCTGTTTTTCATACGACATTTCGTTGGCTCGATTGATGAGCATTGGAAGCCGTATTTGTTTATGAATTGA
- the trpS gene encoding tryptophan--tRNA ligase codes for MKKRILSGMRPTGKLHLGHLVGALENWVALQSEYENFHLIADYHAITTNLDSSELYQNSLDMVIDWLAAGIDPVKSPIFRQSQIKEHTELHLIFSMLITSARLERNPTLKDQVRDLNIENVIYGHLGYPVLQAADILLYKGDVVPVGEDQVPHIEITREIARKFNTQWGNVFPEPEAKLTKFARLPGLDGNMKMSKSAGNTILLSDSPDEIKKRLRTAVTDTQKVRKGDPGRPEVCLVFTYHQKFNPSEVPEIEQYCKSGVLGCFDCKMNCATKIAEALAPMREKRTHYESHLGQVKEILSDGETRGKHIAQQTMAEVHQVMKLG; via the coding sequence ATGAAAAAACGAATCTTAAGTGGAATGCGCCCCACGGGCAAACTCCATCTCGGTCATCTTGTCGGAGCGCTCGAAAACTGGGTTGCGCTTCAGTCCGAATACGAAAACTTCCACCTGATTGCAGATTACCATGCGATCACCACGAATCTTGATTCTTCCGAATTGTATCAGAATTCGCTTGACATGGTAATTGATTGGCTCGCCGCAGGAATTGACCCGGTGAAAAGTCCCATCTTCCGTCAATCGCAAATTAAGGAACACACAGAACTCCATCTCATCTTTTCGATGCTCATAACAAGCGCGCGGCTTGAACGGAATCCAACATTGAAAGATCAGGTTCGTGACCTGAATATTGAAAATGTTATTTACGGACATCTTGGATACCCTGTTCTTCAGGCGGCGGATATTTTATTGTACAAAGGAGATGTAGTCCCGGTTGGAGAAGATCAGGTTCCACACATCGAAATTACACGGGAGATTGCCCGGAAGTTTAACACACAGTGGGGAAATGTTTTTCCTGAACCGGAAGCGAAACTGACTAAGTTTGCACGCCTTCCCGGTTTGGATGGAAACATGAAGATGAGCAAATCTGCAGGTAATACAATCTTACTCTCTGATTCTCCCGATGAAATAAAAAAGCGACTTCGGACAGCAGTCACCGACACACAAAAAGTACGGAAGGGTGACCCGGGACGCCCGGAAGTTTGCTTAGTGTTCACGTATCACCAAAAATTTAATCCGTCCGAAGTTCCGGAAATTGAGCAGTACTGTAAAAGCGGTGTACTCGGATGTTTTGATTGTAAAATGAATTGTGCAACAAAAATTGCCGAAGCGTTAGCCCCAATGCGTGAAAAGCGAACTCATTATGAATCTCATCTGGGACAGGTGAAAGAAATTTTATCTGACGGAGAAACAAGGGGAAAACACATCGCACAGCAGACGATGGCTGAGGTGCACCAAGTAATGAAACTTGGATGA
- a CDS encoding DUF1028 domain-containing protein, whose translation MKSLFLLCIFLFSICSAQAQSSTPSEVVGTISIVAVDSLTGDIGVAVLSRVLSVGAIVPYAKAGVGAVATQATANTTYGPVGLEMLARGLEPYEIIGAMLLNDGDTTQRQVGMVDAKGNSYAFTGSGCVQRATHLYGPGFSVQGNILSSESIIKVIARTFELARGTLSDRLLSALESGERASADAGYRSAALLVVRANGGYLGLNDRYVDIRVDDSPTPMEELKRLYKLWVNRFTFDTQIKSIEVFMQQNNVTAAREELQRLVNDLNAQLRDKPDDPDVLNRIAFILATYDIDRERALDLAKRAAKLEPTNDRVLSTLAECHFYLGHYDEAIAIGAELVKRSPANDNFWKRLQKYREEKENR comes from the coding sequence ATGAAATCTCTTTTTTTACTTTGTATTTTTCTTTTTTCGATTTGTTCTGCTCAGGCTCAGTCTTCAACTCCTTCAGAAGTTGTGGGAACAATTTCCATTGTCGCAGTTGATTCGCTCACCGGCGACATCGGTGTAGCCGTACTTTCCCGTGTTCTTAGTGTCGGTGCGATTGTTCCGTATGCGAAGGCGGGTGTCGGCGCTGTGGCAACACAGGCAACGGCAAACACCACCTATGGACCTGTTGGATTAGAAATGCTTGCACGGGGACTGGAGCCGTATGAAATTATCGGTGCAATGCTTCTCAACGATGGCGACACAACACAGCGTCAGGTGGGAATGGTGGATGCGAAAGGAAATTCGTATGCGTTCACCGGGTCAGGATGTGTACAAAGAGCGACGCATTTATACGGTCCGGGATTTTCCGTGCAGGGAAATATTCTCTCATCGGAAAGCATAATCAAAGTTATTGCAAGAACGTTTGAACTTGCCCGTGGTACATTATCGGACAGATTATTGAGCGCGTTGGAAAGCGGTGAACGAGCGAGCGCCGATGCAGGATATCGTTCTGCCGCGCTTCTTGTTGTGAGAGCGAACGGCGGTTATTTGGGATTGAACGATAGGTATGTAGATATTCGTGTTGATGACAGCCCGACGCCGATGGAGGAACTCAAGCGATTGTATAAACTCTGGGTGAACAGATTTACATTCGATACACAGATAAAAAGTATCGAAGTATTTATGCAACAGAATAACGTTACCGCCGCAAGAGAGGAATTACAGCGATTGGTGAACGACTTAAACGCTCAACTTCGCGACAAACCCGACGACCCGGACGTTCTCAACCGAATCGCTTTTATACTTGCCACGTATGATATTGACCGTGAGCGTGCGCTTGATTTGGCAAAACGTGCTGCGAAACTTGAACCAACAAATGACCGTGTTCTCTCAACTCTCGCCGAATGTCATTTCTATCTCGGACACTACGATGAAGCAATTGCTATCGGTGCGGAACTTGTCAAACGAAGTCCCGCAAACGATAACTTTTGGAAACGGCTTCAGAAATACCGGGAAGAGAAAGAGAATCGTTAA
- a CDS encoding PorV/PorQ family protein: protein MSALAFGCASLVNAQLVPNLGGQRAGISAFQFLKIGAGARGVALGESFTAIANDVTALYWNPAGLTQFADNQAVFAHSEYVVDIKHEFAGVAYHLTPTDVVGMSLTSLHMDDMEITTETQPKGTGKYFSFGDVALGLSYGRTMTDQFSFGVTIKYIEETLDILKMRGVLVDIGTYYWTGIGSTRFAVVVSNFGADVAPKGNVTLYNDSTVSSFQSFSPPTQFKFGIAWDPLEMEGQKITTSIELNHPNDNAENVRLGVEYNWNQWLSLRGGVKRTIGEPLLGRDKTGANDVTLGFGVTAPSTLASLTFDYAYANFNELGSVHRLSLRVGF from the coding sequence ATGAGTGCGTTGGCATTCGGTTGTGCTTCTTTGGTGAACGCTCAACTCGTTCCAAACTTAGGCGGGCAACGAGCCGGAATTTCTGCATTTCAATTTCTAAAAATTGGCGCGGGCGCACGCGGTGTTGCATTGGGTGAATCGTTCACTGCAATTGCAAATGATGTCACTGCGCTTTATTGGAATCCGGCAGGCTTGACTCAGTTTGCAGATAATCAGGCTGTCTTTGCTCACTCAGAATATGTTGTTGATATCAAACATGAATTTGCCGGAGTTGCCTATCATCTTACGCCAACCGATGTCGTAGGGATGTCATTAACAAGTTTACACATGGACGACATGGAAATTACCACCGAGACTCAACCAAAAGGAACAGGAAAATATTTTTCCTTCGGCGATGTTGCACTTGGTCTTTCGTACGGCAGAACGATGACTGACCAGTTTAGTTTCGGGGTGACTATAAAATATATTGAAGAGACTCTTGATATATTGAAGATGCGTGGAGTTCTCGTTGATATCGGAACATATTATTGGACGGGAATCGGTTCAACTCGCTTTGCGGTTGTTGTTTCAAATTTTGGAGCGGACGTTGCTCCGAAAGGAAATGTAACATTGTACAATGATTCAACGGTCAGTTCATTCCAGTCATTCTCACCGCCGACTCAATTCAAATTCGGAATTGCCTGGGACCCGCTTGAAATGGAAGGGCAAAAAATTACCACTTCAATTGAACTTAATCACCCGAATGACAATGCGGAGAATGTTCGTCTTGGCGTGGAGTATAACTGGAACCAATGGCTCTCACTTCGTGGCGGAGTGAAGCGTACGATTGGGGAACCGTTGCTTGGTAGAGATAAAACAGGTGCGAATGATGTGACGTTAGGATTTGGTGTTACTGCACCTTCAACGCTTGCATCATTAACGTTTGATTATGCATATGCCAATTTTAATGAATTAGGCAGTGTCCATCGTCTTTCCCTACGGGTGGGTTTCTAA